The following coding sequences lie in one Enterococcus sp. 9E7_DIV0242 genomic window:
- a CDS encoding glycosyltransferase family 2 protein — MTNEQSIIVTIDNIYKNKKTKEITVRGWAVDLATKKNPKINVASSEVVIESKVGLTPRPDVIEAYDLPPYVSIGFNINLKLNAFKGEAILNFSNEEGTVTQTVDLTKSYSDVSQTARKEKWVHYFRKFKKGLGYLKRNGILNTYRRVRIDQQKTNDKYLDWIEKNERPLDMPAEINKDILISIVMPVYNVEVKWLDKCIQSVKNQTYTNWELCIADDASTHQDLLNALAKYEKEDPRIKVVFRKENGHICRATNSALEVATGKFVALLDNDDELAPNALYEVVRLLNERPELNLIYSDEDKIDEAGTRSDPAFKPQWSPDLLMSTNYISHLGVYRRSIIEEIGGLRVGFEGAQDYDLVLRFTEMISSKTIAHIPKVLYHWRMLETSTAANQGSKDYAFQAGQKALREALERRSIDGTVEAGAANGLYRVNYAIADKELVSIIIPTRNGYKDLKRCIDSIIELTTYPNYEVIVADNGSDEPQMEELYNQYKTELGDRFIKHSIDIPFNFSKINNIAARDAKGKYLLFLNNDTKVITPDWLTSMVSLAQLDHVGTVGAKLYYENNTIQHAGVIVGLGGVAGHGHHTYPKGDFGYFGRLVSNTDYLAVTAACVMIKKADFEQLNGFDEEFVVAYNDVDLCLRVYEELGKYNVYSADTELYHYESQSRGYEDTPEKQERFLKEAERFRDRWLPYVEDDPFYNPNLTRSGGDFSVRL, encoded by the coding sequence ATGACAAACGAGCAGAGCATTATCGTAACAATTGATAATATTTATAAAAACAAGAAAACAAAAGAAATCACAGTTAGAGGTTGGGCTGTTGATTTAGCGACGAAGAAAAATCCAAAAATCAATGTTGCTTCATCAGAAGTCGTTATTGAAAGTAAGGTTGGACTTACACCAAGACCAGATGTGATAGAAGCTTATGATTTACCACCCTATGTCTCTATCGGGTTCAATATAAACTTGAAGCTGAACGCATTTAAAGGAGAAGCTATTCTAAACTTTTCTAATGAAGAAGGGACTGTTACCCAAACAGTCGACTTGACCAAAAGTTATTCTGATGTCAGTCAAACTGCCCGCAAAGAAAAATGGGTGCACTATTTTAGAAAGTTCAAAAAAGGTCTGGGCTATTTAAAGCGAAACGGAATCTTGAATACCTATCGCAGAGTGCGGATCGATCAGCAAAAGACAAATGACAAATACTTGGACTGGATCGAAAAGAACGAACGACCATTGGACATGCCAGCAGAAATCAATAAAGATATCCTGATTTCTATCGTGATGCCTGTTTATAATGTTGAGGTCAAATGGCTGGATAAGTGTATTCAGTCTGTCAAAAATCAGACCTATACAAATTGGGAGCTTTGCATCGCTGACGATGCTTCTACCCATCAAGACTTGTTAAATGCTCTGGCGAAGTATGAAAAGGAAGATCCGCGAATCAAAGTGGTTTTCCGTAAAGAGAATGGTCATATTTGTCGAGCAACTAATTCAGCGTTGGAAGTCGCTACAGGAAAGTTTGTGGCGCTCTTAGATAATGATGATGAGCTGGCACCAAATGCACTATATGAGGTTGTCCGTCTCTTGAACGAGCGGCCAGAGCTGAACTTGATCTATAGTGATGAGGATAAAATCGATGAAGCAGGAACACGTTCTGATCCGGCATTTAAGCCGCAGTGGTCTCCGGATCTGCTGATGAGTACGAACTATATTTCTCATTTAGGGGTGTATCGTCGTTCAATCATTGAAGAAATTGGCGGTCTTCGCGTTGGGTTTGAGGGAGCACAGGATTATGATTTGGTTCTTCGCTTTACAGAAATGATTTCATCAAAGACCATTGCTCACATACCGAAAGTGCTTTATCACTGGCGTATGCTGGAAACCTCGACTGCCGCAAATCAAGGCTCTAAAGATTATGCCTTTCAAGCAGGGCAAAAAGCGTTGCGAGAAGCATTGGAAAGAAGAAGCATTGATGGAACAGTTGAAGCTGGTGCCGCAAATGGACTGTATCGAGTGAACTATGCGATTGCCGATAAAGAACTGGTTTCGATCATCATCCCCACTCGAAACGGCTATAAAGATTTGAAACGTTGTATTGATTCGATCATTGAACTGACGACTTACCCGAACTATGAGGTAATTGTAGCTGATAATGGTAGCGATGAGCCACAGATGGAAGAATTATACAATCAGTATAAAACAGAACTTGGGGATCGTTTCATCAAGCATTCGATCGATATCCCCTTCAATTTTTCAAAAATCAATAATATTGCTGCCAGAGACGCAAAAGGAAAATACTTGCTGTTTCTCAACAATGATACGAAGGTGATCACACCTGATTGGTTGACAAGTATGGTCTCGCTGGCACAACTAGACCATGTAGGTACGGTTGGTGCCAAGCTTTATTATGAGAACAATACAATCCAGCATGCAGGAGTGATCGTTGGACTAGGTGGTGTTGCAGGGCATGGACACCATACCTACCCTAAAGGAGACTTTGGCTATTTTGGCCGCTTGGTTTCAAATACAGATTATTTAGCAGTCACAGCCGCTTGTGTGATGATCAAAAAAGCAGATTTTGAACAACTGAATGGCTTTGATGAAGAGTTTGTTGTTGCCTATAATGATGTGGATCTTTGCTTAAGAGTTTATGAAGAATTAGGTAAATACAATGTTTATTCAGCAGATACAGAGCTCTATCATTATGAATCTCAATCAAGAGGCTACGAAGACACGCCGGAAAAACAAGAACGCTTCCTGAAAGAAGCCGAACGTTTTCGTGATAGATGGTTACCTTATGTTGAAGACGACCCATTTTATAACCCAAATCTGACAAGAAGCGGTGGCGATTTTAGCGTCCGACTGTAG
- a CDS encoding ABC transporter permease codes for MLKKLMSIPVELYQNRKLILTLAKNDFKTKYAGSYLGIVWAFIQPIVTILVYWFVFGSIFKNGTDRGAPYVLWLVTGLVPWFFLQEGLVSGTNTFIEYNYLVKKVVFKISILPMVKVLSAFFIHVFFLGFVLLLYLAHGMTPDLYYLQVIYYSFCIFCFVLAVSYLTSSIVVFFRDLTQIINIVLQVGIWMTPIMWAFPDLNIGEHSLIASILKLNPMYYIVNGYRTTLIDKIGFWEYPSLTLYFWAITGVLFLIGITLFRKLKIHFADVL; via the coding sequence ATGTTGAAAAAGTTAATGAGCATACCAGTCGAATTATATCAAAATCGAAAACTGATTTTGACACTCGCTAAAAACGACTTCAAAACCAAATATGCTGGCTCGTATTTGGGAATCGTCTGGGCGTTTATCCAACCGATCGTCACAATCCTAGTTTATTGGTTTGTCTTCGGAAGTATCTTCAAAAATGGAACAGACCGTGGAGCACCGTATGTTCTATGGCTAGTGACAGGACTAGTTCCATGGTTCTTTTTACAGGAAGGGCTTGTTTCAGGAACCAATACATTTATTGAATATAATTATCTTGTAAAAAAAGTTGTTTTTAAAATCAGCATTTTACCAATGGTAAAGGTGTTGTCTGCTTTCTTTATTCATGTCTTTTTCCTTGGGTTCGTTCTATTGCTTTATTTGGCTCATGGAATGACACCGGACTTGTACTATTTACAGGTGATTTACTATAGTTTCTGTATCTTTTGTTTTGTTTTAGCTGTCTCTTATTTGACTAGTTCAATTGTTGTCTTTTTCAGAGATTTGACACAGATTATTAATATCGTGCTACAGGTGGGAATCTGGATGACACCAATCATGTGGGCATTTCCTGATTTGAATATAGGCGAACATAGCCTCATTGCATCAATATTGAAATTAAATCCAATGTACTATATTGTGAATGGGTATCGCACAACATTAATAGATAAGATTGGTTTCTGGGAATATCCTAGTTTAACTCTTTATTTTTGGGCAATAACAGGGGTCTTGTTTTTAATAGGAATAACATTGTTCAGAAAATTAAAAATCCATTTTGCGGATGTATTGTAG
- a CDS encoding DUF6056 family protein: protein MDNPNSLGDTKKRGNVGKKIDYLVPLLIIAFLTLVFNFYMAAVSGDDITYLDRLNSMGLIEASKAHYESWSARIVIEAVLMYLAKYFTLWKILNAAVMTGTVWLLTKYAFPKITGKRLFLTFGVYSFVPYGMMDEAGWVATALNYHWAVFLALVAFYPFYQKLQGEKITIPIYVASLAAAVFALNQEQVNSCFLVFTTIISIYLFKKKQYEFKLLAFSLLSLAGLGLFLLSPGTTTRTGIETEVRFPAFENFSFINKLDIGLSSFGKPFFIDSNILFFLLFALVAFLAFTRSQNYYVRFLSMIPLGFNVMVYLGGTMRLGFTHYASNHLSAIFSTDRLNEIFADTGTGIAFRHPSTWLPTLLILGLILCLLVGLVTSFEDPKVGILAALIFLMGASARVIIGFSPTSWASGIRTYFITYMVAVFLVLLLLNELRKISKPKSEVLGLAITVLGFCTFLLAFFNR from the coding sequence ATGGATAATCCAAATTCCTTAGGGGATACTAAAAAAAGAGGCAATGTTGGCAAAAAAATAGATTATCTGGTGCCATTATTGATTATTGCATTTTTAACATTGGTATTTAATTTCTATATGGCAGCTGTAAGTGGAGATGATATTACCTATCTTGATCGCTTAAATTCGATGGGGTTAATTGAAGCCAGCAAGGCACATTATGAGAGCTGGAGTGCACGGATTGTCATTGAAGCTGTACTGATGTATTTGGCAAAATATTTTACTTTATGGAAAATTTTGAATGCCGCTGTGATGACAGGGACTGTATGGCTTTTAACAAAATATGCGTTTCCTAAAATAACAGGGAAAAGATTGTTCTTGACCTTTGGTGTGTATTCTTTTGTTCCTTATGGAATGATGGATGAAGCAGGTTGGGTCGCGACAGCGCTAAATTATCATTGGGCTGTTTTTCTTGCTTTAGTTGCTTTTTACCCGTTTTATCAAAAGCTGCAGGGGGAGAAAATAACTATTCCGATTTATGTTGCTAGTTTAGCTGCTGCTGTTTTTGCATTGAATCAGGAGCAAGTTAATTCGTGCTTCCTTGTGTTTACAACAATCATCAGCATTTATTTATTTAAGAAGAAGCAATATGAGTTCAAGCTACTTGCATTTTCACTACTGAGCTTGGCTGGATTAGGTTTGTTTCTTTTGTCTCCTGGGACTACAACGAGAACAGGGATTGAAACAGAGGTACGTTTTCCGGCGTTTGAGAATTTCTCATTCATCAACAAATTGGATATCGGGCTATCTTCATTTGGTAAACCCTTTTTCATTGATTCAAATATTCTATTCTTCCTATTATTTGCCTTAGTTGCATTTTTGGCATTTACTAGAAGTCAAAACTATTATGTAAGATTTTTGTCAATGATCCCACTTGGATTTAACGTTATGGTCTATCTCGGCGGAACGATGCGACTAGGATTTACCCACTATGCTTCAAATCACTTAAGTGCTATTTTCTCGACAGATCGATTAAATGAGATTTTTGCAGATACAGGGACAGGTATAGCATTCCGACATCCGAGCACTTGGCTTCCTACTTTGCTGATTTTGGGGTTGATTTTATGCTTGCTTGTGGGCTTAGTGACGAGCTTTGAAGATCCTAAAGTCGGGATTCTTGCAGCTCTTATCTTCTTAATGGGTGCATCTGCAAGAGTAATTATAGGTTTCTCACCTACTTCTTGGGCTTCAGGGATACGGACATACTTTATCACATATATGGTTGCTGTATTCTTGGTACTACTGCTCCTGAATGAGCTGAGAAAAATCTCTAAACCTAAAAGTGAAGTTCTTGGCTTGGCTATAACAGTATTAGGCTTTTGCACATTCTTGTTAGCATTTTTTAATCGATAA
- a CDS encoding ABC transporter ATP-binding protein produces the protein MSESIITIENLSKVYHLYDKPSDRLKEALGMKVKSSEHYALDDVSFDVKKGETIGIIGTNGSGKSTCLKIITGVLNPTSGKVTVNGRISALLELGAGFNPEYSGLENVYLNGTMIGFSREEIDAKLEAILDFADIGDYINQPVKTYSSGMFVRLAFAIAINIEPEILIVDEALSVGDVFFQAKCYKKFEEFKENGKTILLVSHDLGSISKYCDRVVLLNNGKKLDEGTPKKMVDLFKKVLVKQEGIQAYDSPKGANELEEIESAEIDSWQKPFTLNPNVLEYGNKMAEIIDFTILDSKKIPTNTIEKFSDFTIKMKIKFNQDLEDGIYAFTIKDLRGTEISGTNSMFEKVKIENRKKGTILEVSFTQNMPIQGGNYLLSLGCTGYTEGEFDVYHRLYDVCNIMVISSKDTVGYFDMDSKVQVEVIQ, from the coding sequence ATGTCAGAAAGTATAATTACTATAGAGAATTTGAGCAAGGTCTATCATCTGTATGACAAGCCTTCGGATCGATTAAAAGAAGCGTTGGGAATGAAAGTGAAATCCAGTGAACATTACGCATTGGATGATGTCAGCTTTGATGTGAAAAAAGGGGAAACAATTGGAATCATCGGAACAAATGGTTCTGGGAAGTCGACATGCCTGAAGATCATTACAGGTGTATTGAACCCTACTAGCGGAAAAGTAACAGTTAATGGACGCATCTCTGCTCTTCTTGAGCTTGGAGCGGGCTTCAATCCGGAATATTCCGGATTGGAAAATGTCTATTTGAATGGTACGATGATTGGCTTTTCAAGAGAAGAGATCGATGCAAAACTGGAAGCAATTTTAGATTTTGCGGATATCGGTGACTACATCAATCAACCGGTCAAAACTTATTCCAGTGGGATGTTTGTCCGACTGGCTTTTGCGATTGCAATCAACATCGAACCGGAAATATTGATTGTCGATGAAGCGTTATCTGTTGGAGATGTATTTTTTCAAGCGAAATGTTATAAGAAATTTGAAGAATTTAAAGAAAATGGCAAGACGATTCTGTTGGTTAGTCATGATTTAGGGAGTATTTCTAAATACTGTGATCGTGTTGTTTTGTTAAACAATGGGAAAAAACTAGATGAAGGAACGCCGAAAAAAATGGTGGATCTATTCAAGAAAGTCCTTGTGAAGCAAGAAGGTATTCAGGCTTATGATTCGCCAAAAGGGGCGAATGAATTGGAAGAGATCGAGTCAGCGGAAATAGATAGCTGGCAGAAGCCATTTACATTAAATCCTAATGTATTGGAATATGGGAACAAGATGGCAGAAATCATTGATTTTACAATTCTTGACTCAAAGAAAATCCCAACCAATACCATTGAAAAGTTCAGTGATTTTACGATCAAAATGAAAATCAAGTTTAATCAGGATTTGGAAGATGGTATTTATGCCTTTACAATCAAAGACTTAAGAGGAACTGAAATTTCAGGAACAAACAGTATGTTTGAAAAGGTAAAAATAGAGAATCGGAAAAAAGGAACTATTCTGGAGGTTTCGTTTACTCAGAACATGCCGATTCAAGGTGGAAACTATTTATTGTCTCTTGGCTGTACAGGATATACTGAGGGAGAATTTGATGTATACCATAGGTTGTATGATGTTTGTAATATTATGGTTATTTCTTCAAAAGATACAGTTGGTTACTTTGATATGGACTCTAAAGTTCAAGTTGAAGTTATCCAATGA
- a CDS encoding class I SAM-dependent DNA methyltransferase, producing the protein MDTYVGKVKLDETHYPGEDYYSDGAIEDRLLEIVTNYPEEKYNEVIAESKDWAILYHLSHLRTNIIEWLPIEKTESVLEIGAGCGAITGILSEKAKKVDCIDLSKKRSLINATRNKDKENIEIKLGNFQDVEESLSEKYDWITLIGVFEYGKGYIDSEDPYVDFLKIIKKHLKPNGKIVIAIENRLGLKYFAGCAEDHSGILYDGIEGYHHDGIAATFSKPELQTIFNKSGFSQVDFYYPYPDYKLPLYIYSDDYLPQLGDLHINQNYDRLRVNVFDETKTYDSLVKSGLFPLFSNSFLTVLKGDQ; encoded by the coding sequence GTGGATACATATGTTGGTAAAGTGAAGCTAGACGAAACACACTATCCTGGTGAAGATTATTACAGTGATGGTGCAATTGAAGACAGACTGTTGGAAATCGTGACAAATTACCCTGAGGAAAAATACAATGAAGTGATTGCAGAAAGCAAGGATTGGGCGATCCTGTATCATTTATCGCATCTGCGGACAAATATTATAGAATGGTTGCCTATTGAAAAAACGGAAAGTGTTCTTGAAATTGGTGCCGGGTGTGGTGCAATTACTGGCATCTTGAGTGAAAAAGCAAAAAAAGTAGACTGTATTGACTTATCAAAAAAAAGAAGTCTAATTAATGCTACTCGAAACAAGGACAAAGAAAATATTGAGATCAAGCTTGGGAATTTCCAAGATGTGGAAGAGTCTCTGTCTGAAAAATATGATTGGATTACGTTGATTGGTGTTTTTGAATATGGTAAAGGATACATAGATTCTGAAGATCCGTATGTTGATTTTTTAAAAATCATCAAAAAGCATCTAAAACCAAATGGTAAAATCGTGATTGCGATTGAAAATAGATTGGGTCTAAAGTACTTTGCCGGCTGTGCTGAGGATCATTCCGGTATTCTATACGATGGGATTGAGGGCTATCATCATGATGGAATAGCAGCAACATTCTCAAAACCGGAGCTGCAGACTATTTTTAACAAGAGTGGTTTTTCACAGGTGGATTTCTATTATCCATATCCTGATTACAAGCTCCCGTTATATATTTATTCAGATGACTATCTGCCTCAACTGGGCGATTTGCACATCAATCAGAATTATGATCGTTTACGAGTGAATGTTTTTGATGAAACAAAAACGTATGACAGTCTAGTGAAAAGCGGACTGTTTCCTCTTTTTTCAAACTCGTTTTTAACAGTGTTGAAAGGAGATCAATGA
- a CDS encoding glycosyltransferase family 2 protein, which produces MDNSFWVRSDRFHLKDKSKYIVDAWLNKDQAISIRLDEQQLDYEVEESDALQEDVIGRFVKIIVFLPESLDSYRTLKIVSLDDGKEEVSFEVDVPTLLQKKIPIQTCYDKIDVDFATRTCRVEGWIVSSEPVEIILTGDKNSNLPFEIERVKRRDVLAVYPEYDLEQDNGFVITFQYGNNKKSSLIIRNDSFVVNKELHLSKGHYRKERLQTLIKKARMVIKTEGYRRFIKAVFRKLKRRALPDQPKQVSYQEWIVHHLPDEHELKQQRVHSFDYRPLISIVIPLYKTPEHYLTQLIASVKAQTYENWELCLSDGSGENSPIRSLLEKFESEDERIKAVHNERQLHISDNTNEAIKIASGDYIAFADHDDLLTANALFENVSLINKHPDAEVIYSDEDKVDEAGQYVQPHFKPDFSIDMLCSVNYICHFTVVKREIIDRVGMLRSAFDGAQDHDFMLRCVEATSYIYHIPKILYHWRISEDSTSENPESKRYAIDAGKKAVQEHYDRVGIKATVEDGEYFGLYRTRLQRSSDPLVSIIIPNKDHVDDLKLCIDSIEEKSTYKNYEYIIIENNSTEDETFDYYEQLKAANPRVKIVTYEGTFNYSAINNHGASFASGDYYLFMNNDVEIINPETIEELLNYAMREDVGIVGSRLYYPDGTIQHAGVVVGLGGVAAHSFANHVPGDTGYFHRIIITQNCSAVTAACMMVKRSVFEEVQGFSEKLAVAFNDIDFCLKVRALGKLIVYNPYAELYHYESKSRGIEDTPEKIQRFQNEIAVFQSRWPDIIEHGDPYYNVNLSLDTQNFALKSI; this is translated from the coding sequence GTGGATAATAGTTTTTGGGTAAGAAGTGATCGTTTTCATTTAAAGGATAAATCCAAATATATTGTTGATGCCTGGCTAAATAAAGATCAAGCCATCAGTATTAGATTAGATGAGCAACAATTGGACTATGAAGTTGAAGAATCAGATGCGTTGCAAGAGGATGTAATCGGTCGATTCGTAAAAATTATTGTTTTTCTGCCAGAATCATTAGACTCTTATCGAACTTTAAAGATAGTTAGTCTTGATGATGGAAAAGAAGAAGTTAGCTTTGAAGTTGATGTTCCTACGTTGTTACAGAAAAAAATACCTATTCAGACTTGCTATGACAAAATTGATGTTGATTTTGCCACTAGAACATGTAGAGTAGAGGGCTGGATCGTCTCATCAGAACCAGTTGAAATCATTCTTACCGGAGATAAAAATAGTAATCTTCCTTTTGAGATTGAACGGGTGAAGCGTCGAGATGTTTTAGCTGTCTATCCAGAATATGATTTGGAGCAGGACAATGGATTTGTCATCACTTTTCAATATGGAAACAATAAGAAAAGCTCGTTGATTATTCGTAACGATAGTTTTGTGGTCAATAAGGAGCTTCACTTAAGCAAAGGACATTATAGAAAAGAACGCCTTCAAACGCTAATAAAAAAGGCACGAATGGTGATAAAAACAGAAGGCTATCGTCGATTCATCAAAGCAGTCTTTAGAAAGCTTAAACGCAGAGCACTTCCTGATCAACCTAAGCAAGTTAGTTATCAGGAGTGGATCGTACATCATCTTCCAGATGAACATGAGCTCAAGCAGCAAAGAGTTCATTCATTCGACTATCGTCCATTGATCAGTATTGTGATTCCTTTGTATAAAACGCCCGAACACTATCTGACACAATTGATCGCTTCAGTTAAAGCACAAACTTACGAGAATTGGGAGCTTTGTCTATCTGACGGTAGTGGCGAAAATTCGCCTATACGAAGCCTATTGGAAAAGTTTGAATCAGAAGATGAACGAATAAAAGCTGTGCATAATGAGAGACAATTGCATATATCTGACAATACCAATGAAGCGATAAAGATTGCTTCCGGAGACTATATCGCTTTTGCGGATCACGATGATTTACTAACAGCAAATGCTTTATTTGAAAATGTTTCTTTGATCAATAAACACCCGGATGCTGAAGTGATTTACTCAGATGAGGACAAAGTTGATGAAGCTGGACAATACGTCCAACCGCATTTTAAACCGGATTTCAGTATTGATATGCTTTGTTCAGTAAATTATATTTGTCATTTTACTGTTGTAAAACGAGAGATTATTGATAGAGTGGGCATGCTACGCTCCGCATTTGATGGCGCACAGGATCATGATTTTATGCTTAGATGTGTGGAAGCTACGAGTTACATTTATCATATTCCGAAAATACTGTATCACTGGCGTATTTCTGAAGATTCTACCTCTGAAAATCCGGAAAGTAAACGTTATGCAATCGATGCAGGTAAGAAGGCTGTCCAAGAACATTACGATCGTGTTGGCATAAAGGCTACCGTTGAAGATGGTGAGTATTTTGGCTTATATCGAACCAGGTTACAGCGAAGTAGTGATCCATTGGTTTCAATCATTATTCCTAATAAGGATCACGTTGATGATTTGAAACTATGCATAGACTCAATCGAAGAAAAAAGTACGTATAAGAATTATGAGTACATTATCATAGAAAATAATAGTACTGAGGATGAGACGTTTGATTATTATGAGCAGCTGAAGGCGGCTAATCCGCGTGTGAAAATCGTTACGTATGAAGGGACCTTTAATTATTCAGCAATCAATAATCATGGGGCTTCTTTTGCCAGTGGAGATTATTATTTGTTTATGAATAATGATGTAGAAATTATTAATCCTGAGACGATTGAAGAATTGCTGAATTACGCGATGCGTGAAGATGTAGGAATTGTGGGATCAAGACTCTATTATCCGGATGGAACTATTCAGCATGCCGGAGTAGTTGTAGGTCTTGGCGGCGTTGCTGCTCACTCCTTTGCAAACCATGTTCCAGGAGATACCGGATATTTCCACAGGATTATTATTACTCAGAATTGCAGTGCGGTTACAGCCGCCTGTATGATGGTAAAACGTTCAGTTTTTGAAGAGGTACAAGGCTTTTCTGAAAAGTTGGCAGTTGCCTTTAATGATATTGATTTCTGTTTGAAGGTTAGAGCCTTAGGGAAGTTGATCGTCTATAATCCATATGCTGAACTGTATCATTATGAGTCTAAATCTCGAGGAATAGAAGATACTCCAGAAAAAATTCAACGATTCCAAAATGAAATTGCTGTGTTTCAAAGTCGATGGCCTGATATTATCGAACATGGTGATCCATATTACAATGTTAATCTTTCTTTAGACACACAGAATTTTGCGTTAAAATCCATTTAA